From one Treponema denticola genomic stretch:
- a CDS encoding tetratricopeptide repeat protein, with protein MKITKQILVCFSFLMVISIIFSCKTIEKAAKKNPREEFTDKLTQLSQKRDLEGILKLIDESDPELTKDFKIQYLKLSILISMRKTQEAESFANELSKDYPDNTDILYAQVMLAQAENNLQKKDQYLKKILAINPKDSQALTEQGLDFYSAKRYNDARRKFIEAYKADPQCTEALIGLGRINYLEGKLDQAESNLTTVLEQEPNNSTALAELARIKSETNRMYQALQDINRAAELEPNNPSHWNDIGSYNLTIGRKEEAKKAYDKVIELTPDSYIAYIYRAGINDELGYKDEALNDYINVCNLYPPYYFALEGAGILLWEKGDWLNAGTAFLKALNKAPASYQYALLYAISLYKQNKKPDAKKFMQNYLKSINRTEKENEYFLCRLFIDFAGDSELINRATAETDMVKKGRLFFYLGEFYNLTKKYTLAEKCYVQVMSIENPAFFEYRFAKKAMDEFNSTTGK; from the coding sequence ATGAAAATAACCAAGCAAATTTTGGTATGTTTTAGTTTTTTGATGGTCATATCCATCATTTTTTCGTGTAAGACAATCGAAAAAGCTGCAAAAAAAAATCCAAGAGAAGAATTTACCGATAAGCTTACCCAACTTTCTCAAAAGAGAGATTTGGAAGGTATCTTAAAATTGATAGATGAATCGGATCCTGAACTGACCAAAGATTTTAAGATACAATATCTAAAACTTTCCATCCTCATTTCTATGAGAAAAACACAGGAAGCGGAATCCTTTGCAAATGAACTTTCCAAGGACTATCCGGATAATACAGATATTCTTTATGCCCAAGTTATGCTGGCCCAAGCCGAAAACAATCTACAAAAAAAAGATCAATATTTGAAAAAAATATTGGCCATAAACCCAAAAGATTCACAAGCCTTAACAGAGCAGGGCTTGGATTTTTACTCGGCCAAAAGATACAATGATGCCAGAAGAAAATTTATTGAAGCCTACAAGGCTGACCCGCAATGCACGGAAGCCCTCATAGGCCTGGGACGCATAAACTATCTTGAAGGAAAACTTGACCAAGCAGAATCGAATTTAACTACAGTATTGGAGCAGGAACCCAATAACAGCACAGCCCTTGCAGAACTTGCCCGCATAAAATCAGAAACAAACAGAATGTATCAAGCCCTTCAGGATATAAATAGGGCAGCGGAGCTTGAACCGAATAATCCCAGCCATTGGAATGACATAGGCTCTTACAATCTTACAATAGGCAGAAAAGAAGAAGCAAAAAAAGCTTATGATAAAGTTATAGAGCTTACTCCCGATTCTTACATAGCCTATATATACCGTGCCGGCATAAACGATGAGCTAGGTTATAAGGACGAAGCCCTCAATGATTACATAAACGTATGCAACCTTTATCCGCCTTATTATTTTGCATTGGAAGGAGCCGGTATCTTGCTTTGGGAAAAAGGAGACTGGCTAAACGCCGGCACGGCATTTTTAAAAGCCTTAAACAAGGCTCCGGCCTCTTATCAATATGCGCTTTTGTACGCAATAAGCCTCTATAAACAAAATAAAAAGCCGGATGCAAAAAAATTTATGCAAAACTATCTAAAATCCATCAATCGTACCGAAAAAGAAAACGAATACTTTTTATGCCGTCTTTTTATAGATTTTGCAGGCGACAGTGAGCTGATAAACAGGGCAACAGCAGAAACCGACATGGTAAAAAAAGGAAGACTGTTTTTTTATCTCGGAGAATTTTACAATCTGACCAAAAAATACACTCTTGCAGAAAAGTGCTATGTTCAAGTAATGTCGATAGAAAATCCTGCCTTTTTTGAATACCGTTTTGCAAAAAAAGCTATGGATGAATTTAACTCAACCACCGGGAAATAG
- a CDS encoding 5-formyltetrahydrofolate cyclo-ligase — MLKEEKAKVRKLIKEYFKSPKVKSLIQKTEELQNTEEYCKDFLNKIPKYGEAKTVFAYYPINEEFPTLGLLRQAAEDKKTIGLPLVLDKDLVFKKMEFRNGKIEPVQIGSFGIMEPAEDALNIFPQTQEEKKTAPLELPLLILVPGRAFSKKGERMGRGGGFYDRFFEKLFKSIKKEDICLAGLCFSGQILDTIPMGEFDRPVDLVVTEAEIYSCGG, encoded by the coding sequence ATGCTTAAAGAAGAAAAAGCCAAGGTACGAAAACTCATAAAGGAATATTTTAAAAGTCCTAAAGTTAAAAGCCTGATACAAAAAACCGAAGAGCTTCAAAATACCGAAGAGTATTGCAAGGACTTTTTAAATAAAATACCTAAATACGGCGAAGCTAAAACGGTTTTTGCCTATTATCCCATAAACGAGGAATTCCCTACATTGGGGCTTTTAAGACAGGCAGCAGAAGACAAAAAGACTATAGGCCTCCCCCTCGTTTTAGATAAGGATTTGGTATTCAAAAAAATGGAATTTAGAAACGGTAAGATAGAGCCCGTTCAAATCGGAAGCTTCGGTATTATGGAGCCTGCCGAAGATGCCTTAAACATCTTCCCTCAAACACAAGAAGAAAAAAAGACTGCTCCTTTGGAGCTTCCCCTTTTGATTTTGGTTCCCGGAAGAGCCTTTTCAAAAAAGGGAGAAAGAATGGGCCGAGGCGGAGGTTTTTATGACAGGTTCTTTGAAAAACTTTTTAAAAGCATAAAAAAAGAAGATATCTGCCTTGCAGGTCTTTGTTTTTCGGGACAAATTTTAGACACAATCCCCATGGGAGAATTTGACCGTCCTGTAGACCTTGTCGTAACGGAAGCGGAGATTTATTCGTGCGGAGGGTAA
- the rpmB gene encoding 50S ribosomal protein L28 has protein sequence MSRVCEICGKGSMSGNSVSKSKIHTKRVWKPNLVNVKTEIGGRTLTIKMCSRCLKSDYVTKKV, from the coding sequence ATGTCAAGAGTATGTGAAATTTGCGGAAAAGGCTCAATGTCAGGTAACTCTGTAAGTAAGTCCAAAATTCACACAAAAAGAGTTTGGAAGCCCAATTTGGTAAATGTAAAAACAGAAATCGGCGGCAGGACTCTAACCATTAAAATGTGTTCTCGATGCTTAAAAAGCGATTACGTTACAAAGAAAGTTTAG
- a CDS encoding DUF3899 domain-containing protein has protein sequence MENESDSSNNFFDNVVEELSPQKKTESRFNFFYPFILGAVITAAVIALFSRGSSRSFFHHLCDGLFIASVFLTGIGGLSIVNKSGLFDVILFGFLQLGENIKYGITMKKDARVTTDFAKFKKKKDSKRKSRWSWVITGLIYFILALIILMYV, from the coding sequence ATGGAAAATGAATCCGATAGCAGCAATAATTTTTTTGATAATGTAGTTGAAGAGCTTTCGCCTCAAAAAAAGACGGAATCAAGATTTAATTTTTTTTATCCGTTTATTCTCGGTGCAGTTATTACGGCTGCTGTTATTGCTCTTTTTTCACGGGGTAGTTCCCGTTCTTTTTTTCACCACCTATGTGACGGCCTTTTTATTGCTTCCGTTTTTTTAACCGGAATAGGAGGTTTATCTATAGTAAATAAGTCGGGACTTTTTGATGTTATTTTGTTCGGTTTTTTACAATTAGGAGAAAATATTAAATACGGAATTACAATGAAAAAAGATGCCCGCGTAACTACGGATTTTGCAAAGTTTAAAAAGAAAAAAGATTCAAAGCGCAAAAGCAGATGGAGCTGGGTAATAACGGGTCTTATATACTTTATTCTTGCATTGATAATTTTAATGTACGTATAA
- a CDS encoding ABC transporter ATP-binding protein, which translates to MNNNELILRVNNLKQYFKLEGKYLKAVDDVSFDVRKGEVFGIVGESGCGKTTIGRSIIGLYEITGGDIYYKDHHINSGLPFLKERIKEARSSGNKQLAEELEAKLRVDKKMMKKMRYNEALSDIQMIFQDPISSLDPRMTVREIIGEGMIIRGERDMKKIDKKVKETLNLVGLVAEHAERYPHEFSGGQRQRIGIARAIVMNPEIIIADEPISALDVSVQAQVINLLNDLRREMNLTILFIAHDLAVVKYFSDRIAVMYYGKMVELADSDELFAHPFHPYTRALLSAIPVPDPNTERNRKREVYVPALAHDYSVDKPTFREVREKHWVLCNNAEYEKFAK; encoded by the coding sequence ATGAATAATAATGAATTGATTTTGAGAGTAAATAATTTAAAGCAATACTTTAAACTTGAGGGTAAGTATCTTAAAGCTGTCGATGATGTAAGCTTTGATGTTCGTAAAGGTGAAGTTTTCGGCATTGTAGGTGAATCCGGCTGCGGTAAAACTACAATAGGCCGTTCAATTATAGGCCTTTACGAAATTACCGGCGGGGATATTTACTACAAAGACCATCATATTAATTCCGGCCTTCCTTTTCTAAAGGAAAGAATTAAGGAGGCGAGATCATCAGGCAACAAACAATTGGCTGAAGAGTTAGAGGCTAAATTGCGTGTCGATAAAAAAATGATGAAAAAGATGCGCTACAATGAAGCTCTGTCCGATATTCAAATGATATTCCAAGATCCTATTTCTTCATTGGACCCCCGTATGACGGTTCGTGAGATTATAGGCGAAGGAATGATTATTCGAGGCGAACGGGATATGAAAAAAATTGACAAAAAAGTCAAAGAAACTTTAAATCTCGTAGGCCTTGTTGCAGAACATGCCGAAAGGTACCCTCACGAATTTTCGGGCGGGCAAAGACAGCGTATCGGTATAGCAAGGGCTATTGTTATGAATCCCGAAATCATCATTGCCGATGAACCTATAAGTGCATTGGACGTTTCGGTACAGGCTCAGGTTATAAACCTTTTAAATGATTTACGCCGTGAGATGAATTTGACTATTCTTTTTATAGCCCATGACCTCGCAGTTGTAAAATATTTTTCAGACCGAATTGCAGTTATGTATTACGGCAAAATGGTAGAGCTTGCAGATTCCGATGAGCTTTTTGCTCATCCTTTTCATCCTTATACTCGTGCTTTGCTTTCTGCTATTCCCGTACCGGATCCCAATACCGAGCGGAACAGGAAAAGGGAAGTGTATGTACCGGCTTTGGCACACGATTATTCCGTAGATAAGCCTACGTTTAGAGAAGTTCGTGAAAAACATTGGGTTTTATGCAATAATGCCGAATATGAAAAGTTTGCAAAATAG
- a CDS encoding oligopeptide/dipeptide ABC transporter ATP-binding protein, which produces MANKTKLEVRNAKISFWTNNGYVRAVRDVSFNLEEGKTLAIVGESGSGKSVTARAILGILAGNATVEDGEIYYDGKDLLQIPEEVFHNIRGNNIAMIFQDPLSSLNPIVRVGKQLTEAILANNVAQRKQSKKNYKELAKVLQDNMILAGEDGAKVKESMSKFTGYISEGCRLERAYNIAHDTAETTISYIDGAKIQLIDKPVAEVAQELKRIVQYSKNCGNVFLIPSDNPAFVSAVEDLSVVASKYKMSKGSETDKAEVEAALGALKVILQNGLERHKPDFVALGYYSLQKGKEEFAGKDIKLLNDAAKKLFDEEFLDNFLLMVCKAVEYSNNKSADNKKTAISKIQETLNILQGKIDVNSVSDTCNKLKPIVKEAIDKLDLHKNGFAYTFEGSIDNAIFIYKMSLKAENMTGKSKANLIKKFRLPTGVTLDRLEGKIRDILIKLQASFEDKLEKNANLDVKDRAEKVLESMIWESSKMNYKMEYSLAKTRSIDLMNEVGIPQARQRFMQYPFQFSGGMRQRIVIAIALASNPDILICDEPTTALDVTIQAQILELINELKRERNLSIIFITHDLGVVANMADEIAVMYAGKIIEYGSVDEVFYEPAHPYTWALLSSMPDLDTKEKLEAIPGVPPNMIFPPKGDAFAQRNKYAMEIDFEEEPPMFEITPTHKAATWLLHPDAPKDIEPPLIVTDRIRRMKEKMGGQNE; this is translated from the coding sequence ATGGCAAATAAAACAAAATTAGAAGTACGAAATGCAAAAATATCGTTTTGGACAAATAACGGCTATGTTCGTGCTGTCAGGGACGTTTCATTCAATCTTGAAGAAGGCAAAACATTAGCTATAGTAGGAGAATCCGGTTCCGGAAAGTCCGTAACTGCAAGAGCTATTCTGGGTATTCTAGCCGGAAATGCAACCGTTGAAGACGGAGAAATTTACTATGATGGAAAGGACTTGTTGCAGATACCCGAAGAAGTTTTCCATAATATCCGCGGAAACAATATAGCTATGATATTTCAGGACCCTCTGTCAAGTTTAAACCCTATTGTCCGTGTCGGAAAACAACTTACAGAGGCAATACTTGCAAACAATGTTGCTCAAAGAAAGCAATCGAAAAAGAATTATAAAGAACTTGCAAAGGTTTTGCAAGATAATATGATTCTGGCAGGTGAAGATGGCGCTAAGGTCAAAGAATCGATGAGTAAGTTTACCGGCTATATTTCTGAAGGATGTAGGCTTGAACGTGCATATAATATTGCCCATGATACGGCCGAAACTACAATTTCATACATTGACGGTGCTAAGATTCAATTAATTGATAAACCGGTTGCTGAGGTTGCTCAAGAACTAAAAAGGATTGTACAATATTCAAAAAACTGCGGAAATGTTTTTTTGATACCATCAGATAATCCTGCTTTTGTGTCTGCCGTTGAAGACCTTTCAGTCGTCGCAAGCAAGTACAAGATGAGTAAAGGCTCTGAAACTGATAAGGCTGAAGTGGAAGCCGCTTTGGGGGCTTTAAAAGTCATTTTGCAAAACGGTCTTGAAAGACATAAGCCTGACTTTGTTGCTTTAGGGTATTATTCACTCCAGAAAGGTAAAGAGGAATTTGCCGGTAAAGATATCAAGCTGCTCAATGATGCGGCAAAAAAATTATTTGACGAAGAATTCCTTGATAATTTTTTACTTATGGTATGCAAAGCTGTAGAATATTCTAATAATAAATCTGCCGATAATAAAAAAACGGCAATTTCAAAAATACAAGAAACTTTGAACATTCTACAGGGCAAAATTGATGTAAATTCCGTTTCGGATACATGCAATAAATTAAAGCCTATTGTTAAAGAGGCTATAGATAAATTGGACTTACACAAAAACGGCTTTGCCTATACATTTGAAGGTTCAATTGATAATGCTATCTTTATATACAAAATGTCTTTAAAGGCTGAGAATATGACAGGTAAGTCTAAAGCTAATTTAATTAAAAAATTTAGGCTGCCTACGGGAGTAACGCTTGACCGGCTTGAGGGCAAAATAAGGGATATTTTAATCAAGCTTCAGGCTTCCTTTGAAGATAAGCTTGAAAAAAATGCTAACCTCGATGTAAAAGACCGTGCCGAAAAAGTATTGGAGTCTATGATTTGGGAATCCTCTAAAATGAATTATAAGATGGAGTATAGTTTAGCAAAAACAAGATCTATCGATTTAATGAATGAAGTAGGAATTCCGCAAGCCCGCCAAAGGTTTATGCAATATCCCTTCCAATTTTCAGGCGGTATGAGGCAGAGGATAGTTATAGCAATAGCTCTTGCTTCAAACCCGGATATTTTGATTTGTGACGAACCTACAACGGCATTGGATGTTACCATTCAAGCCCAGATTCTTGAGTTAATCAACGAGTTAAAGCGTGAAAGAAATCTTTCAATTATATTTATTACTCATGACCTTGGTGTTGTTGCAAACATGGCAGATGAAATCGCTGTTATGTATGCAGGAAAAATCATTGAGTACGGATCTGTTGATGAAGTATTCTATGAACCCGCTCATCCTTATACGTGGGCTCTTTTGTCTTCTATGCCTGATTTGGATACCAAGGAAAAACTTGAAGCGATTCCGGGTGTACCGCCTAATATGATTTTCCCGCCTAAAGGCGATGCTTTTGCTCAACGCAATAAATATGCAATGGAAATTGATTTTGAAGAGGAACCGCCGATGTTTGAAATAACTCCTACTCACAAAGCTGCGACGTGGTTATTGCATCCTGATGCACCTAAAGACATTGAGCCTCCGCTTATTGTTACCGATCGAATTCGCCGAATGAAAGAGAAAATGGGAGGACAAAATGAATAA
- a CDS encoding ABC transporter permease has translation MENMKHIPKEKFRLVQRDEQIFDAKFETKPIGYFKDAWLRFKRNSASVAAAYIIGAIIIFAIVVPFFSKYDLAYSDAVYAKVRPKLQIFDKTGFWDGSKPMKYNDKYLFYTLGIGYGTVNGDGSKKVSWDEALSSSPIVSIGEEFTDGKNRYRYVRVDSYRGIGFIFLNVTKETYDNIVSWQEKTGKQILFPMIDYADEFAARDQADANIWYKVDGREYPVDSTGKRLSLEQVQKQGLTDNYLRDESGNVLYSIPRDKTMIGIRVLYYNYYQYLNGHEPANAFGTDGQGFDIMVRLAHGVRLSLMLSVLVSIINFILGSIYGSITGFYGGWVDLILERLTDILAGMPFLIVATLFQLHLVQTGKVSVFTGVLFAFILTGWIGIGVRVRTQFYRFKNQEYILAARTLGANDKRLMFKHIYPNAIGTIITSAALIIPYVILSESTLSFLGIVSFHGKTMASLGTMLGSGQQYLSTDPHILFFPAGIISLMMISFNLFGNGLRDAFNPSLRGVED, from the coding sequence ATGGAAAATATGAAACATATCCCTAAAGAAAAATTTAGATTGGTACAGAGGGATGAACAAATTTTTGATGCAAAATTTGAAACAAAGCCGATAGGTTATTTTAAGGATGCATGGCTGCGTTTTAAAAGAAATAGTGCTTCCGTAGCCGCTGCATATATTATTGGTGCAATTATTATATTCGCAATAGTAGTCCCCTTCTTTTCGAAGTATGATTTGGCTTATTCCGATGCCGTTTATGCAAAGGTTCGGCCTAAGCTGCAAATTTTTGATAAAACAGGTTTTTGGGACGGCTCAAAACCGATGAAGTATAACGATAAATATTTGTTTTATACTCTCGGTATCGGGTATGGAACAGTAAATGGAGACGGATCAAAAAAAGTAAGCTGGGATGAAGCTTTGTCTTCTTCTCCTATTGTTTCGATCGGAGAAGAATTTACGGACGGTAAAAACAGATATAGATATGTAAGAGTGGATTCATACCGAGGTATAGGTTTTATTTTTTTGAATGTAACAAAAGAAACTTATGATAACATTGTAAGTTGGCAGGAAAAAACGGGAAAACAGATACTATTCCCAATGATTGATTATGCCGATGAATTTGCTGCACGTGATCAAGCTGATGCAAATATTTGGTATAAAGTGGACGGACGTGAGTATCCTGTGGACTCAACCGGTAAGAGGCTGTCACTGGAACAGGTTCAGAAACAAGGTTTGACCGATAATTATCTGCGGGACGAAAGCGGTAATGTGCTTTACTCCATACCTAGGGATAAAACTATGATCGGGATCAGGGTTTTGTATTATAATTACTATCAGTATTTGAACGGTCATGAGCCGGCAAATGCTTTCGGTACTGACGGCCAAGGTTTTGATATTATGGTCAGATTGGCTCATGGTGTAAGATTGTCATTAATGTTGTCAGTTCTTGTTTCGATAATTAACTTTATTCTGGGTTCAATTTACGGCTCAATTACAGGCTTTTACGGGGGCTGGGTTGATCTTATCTTGGAGCGCCTTACGGATATTTTGGCAGGTATGCCTTTCCTTATCGTTGCAACTTTGTTTCAGCTTCACCTTGTTCAAACGGGAAAAGTTTCGGTCTTTACCGGTGTTCTATTTGCCTTTATTCTAACCGGCTGGATAGGCATCGGTGTTCGGGTTAGAACACAGTTTTATCGTTTTAAAAATCAGGAATATATCTTGGCAGCAAGAACGCTTGGAGCTAATGATAAGAGGCTTATGTTTAAGCATATTTATCCCAACGCAATAGGAACGATTATTACGAGTGCCGCTTTAATTATTCCTTATGTTATTTTATCCGAATCGACACTTTCGTTTTTGGGAATAGTCAGTTTTCACGGAAAAACAATGGCTTCGTTAGGAACAATGCTCGGTTCAGGACAGCAATATTTGTCTACTGATCCTCATATCTTGTTCTTCCCCGCAGGTATCATATCGTTAATGATGATTTCTTTTAACTTATTTGGAAACGGTCTGCGAGATGCATTTAATCCGTCGTTGAGAGGAGTAGAAGATTAA
- a CDS encoding ABC transporter permease gives MKTFRYVLKRLWLGLITFFIIMTIDFVLIKLLQPELPMMGAEAELEKARRSALGYDKPIMQQYGIFLKNIVTTGDWGTSWKVDYLKPAQEVIVSKLPPTIILNLYSTILSIPLGILFGIIAAIYKNKWIDHFISIIVMLFISVPSFVYAFLLQYGLGYKLGLFPVIVSSLYDAGGSWWTFKMFHSMVLPILSLSFGAIAGFTRSVRAELTEALTSEYMLLARTKGLTRGQAIRRHALKNAMVPVLPGIIAFVLSIMSGAIITEKIFAINGIGKLYITSINLLDYDLFVATGMFYTAIGLVVSIVTDLSYGLLDPRIRIGER, from the coding sequence ATGAAAACATTTAGGTATGTGCTAAAAAGGTTATGGTTAGGTCTCATAACCTTTTTTATCATTATGACCATAGATTTTGTGCTTATAAAACTGCTGCAGCCTGAATTACCTATGATGGGAGCTGAAGCTGAGCTGGAAAAAGCCAGAAGAAGTGCATTAGGCTATGATAAACCTATAATGCAGCAGTATGGGATTTTTTTAAAAAATATTGTAACAACAGGAGATTGGGGAACTTCTTGGAAGGTGGATTATCTTAAACCTGCACAAGAAGTTATTGTAAGTAAATTACCCCCTACCATCATATTAAACTTATATTCGACAATTCTTTCAATTCCGCTTGGAATATTATTCGGTATTATTGCCGCTATTTATAAAAATAAGTGGATTGACCATTTTATATCTATAATTGTAATGTTATTTATATCCGTTCCGTCCTTTGTTTACGCATTTCTTTTGCAATACGGTTTAGGATATAAGCTAGGTCTTTTTCCCGTAATTGTTTCATCGTTATACGATGCAGGAGGTTCATGGTGGACATTTAAGATGTTCCACTCGATGGTTTTACCGATTCTTTCCCTTTCATTCGGAGCTATTGCAGGTTTTACCCGTTCGGTTCGTGCGGAACTTACAGAAGCTCTTACCAGTGAATATATGCTTTTGGCAAGAACAAAGGGACTTACACGGGGACAGGCTATCAGACGCCATGCATTAAAAAATGCTATGGTTCCGGTTCTTCCCGGTATTATTGCCTTTGTTCTCAGTATAATGAGCGGAGCGATAATTACGGAAAAGATTTTTGCTATTAACGGTATCGGTAAATTATATATTACGTCGATTAATTTATTGGATTATGACCTTTTTGTTGCGACGGGTATGTTTTATACGGCCATAGGATTGGTAGTAAGTATAGTTACGGATCTCAGCTACGGTTTATTGGATCCTAGAATCAGGATAGGGGAGAGATAA
- a CDS encoding ABC transporter substrate-binding protein — protein MNQKFFKLFAVLLTTAMVLGILTGCGGTKKSKKDLEKVEYTYRDVWSTGPLNWNPHAWEVNSDSQFMGYLTTPIADSTVGDKPGEWKWEFDAANDVKDITASFANKEKYNIPADATSGRVFQVDLNPAMKWETGEPIKADDYVYSMQMCLSPEMKNYRSNDYCTGTAALYKAKEYQANDLAGKPIYKAWGDDAPADAKLEFTLTDSIMFFGGAAESYYKNAKHKDKFMLGGTDIFEKYKDSQYFEVNDKSKAEMLAIAKAFGDDNPDAWKEFCVYNTGELYPETPWEDVGLVKTGEYQFLFITADPIQMFYMLNAFGSTWLVHKETYEKNFKTVEKLKATSYGTDMSNTVSYGPYKIESYEKDKQIRLVRNPYWGGYHDGRHEGQYQADAVIIDIIEDHATKLQRFGQGLLDEFALNSDDLEKYKKSDRLYYTDETYTDRYIFATSDEALNARDKEKGSGKRIVMRYKDFRKAISLCIDREKYCREATSGFKPAYFLLNRLYYYDMANDPNSIYRDTFYAKRAICNLYDIEVTKETADAQYAKITGRDVETARKLFTAAYEQAVADKVYKPGEIVPIEVMASPSDLTPQHIKQQDLMQEFINEGTKGTPFEGKVQIKYESGDPKRYDNVAAGKNMAIRGAWGGAAFYPFKTIQVYANPTYMGGLAKIHESNGWNPSVEKLKIKIDKADGTTVEEERTFEQWSASMNGNGDYAEAAATEKLQILAALENGILSAYQCIPLGTYTAAVLVSHKIDYYTDVYNIMYGYGGMKLLKFNYTDTEWDEYVKKNQGQLNYE, from the coding sequence CCCATGCTTGGGAAGTGAACAGCGATAGTCAGTTTATGGGCTATCTGACAACGCCTATTGCCGATTCAACTGTAGGAGATAAGCCCGGAGAATGGAAGTGGGAATTTGATGCCGCTAATGATGTAAAAGACATCACAGCATCCTTTGCAAACAAGGAAAAATACAATATCCCTGCCGATGCTACAAGCGGCCGCGTATTTCAGGTCGATTTGAACCCCGCAATGAAGTGGGAAACCGGAGAACCTATCAAAGCTGATGACTACGTTTATTCAATGCAGATGTGCTTAAGCCCCGAAATGAAAAACTACCGATCTAACGATTATTGTACGGGAACTGCTGCTCTTTACAAAGCTAAAGAGTATCAGGCAAACGATTTGGCAGGTAAGCCCATCTATAAGGCTTGGGGTGATGATGCTCCGGCAGATGCAAAACTTGAGTTTACCCTTACCGATTCGATTATGTTTTTTGGAGGTGCTGCAGAATCTTACTATAAAAATGCCAAGCACAAAGATAAGTTCATGTTAGGCGGCACCGATATTTTTGAAAAATATAAGGATTCCCAATATTTTGAAGTAAACGATAAATCTAAAGCTGAAATGCTTGCTATTGCAAAAGCTTTTGGAGATGATAATCCCGATGCTTGGAAAGAATTTTGTGTTTACAACACCGGAGAGCTATATCCCGAAACTCCTTGGGAGGATGTCGGTCTTGTAAAAACAGGCGAATATCAGTTCCTTTTCATTACGGCTGATCCTATTCAAATGTTTTATATGTTGAATGCCTTTGGAAGCACATGGCTTGTTCATAAAGAAACTTACGAAAAGAACTTTAAAACGGTCGAAAAACTTAAGGCAACCTCTTACGGAACCGATATGAGTAATACCGTTTCATACGGTCCCTATAAGATTGAAAGCTATGAAAAAGACAAGCAGATTCGATTGGTAAGAAACCCCTATTGGGGCGGTTACCATGACGGCAGACATGAAGGTCAATATCAGGCAGATGCCGTAATAATTGATATTATCGAAGACCATGCTACAAAGCTTCAGCGTTTCGGTCAGGGCTTACTTGATGAGTTTGCTTTGAACTCTGATGATCTTGAAAAATACAAGAAAAGCGACAGGCTGTATTATACGGATGAAACCTATACCGACCGCTATATTTTTGCTACAAGTGACGAAGCTTTAAATGCAAGGGATAAAGAAAAGGGCAGCGGAAAACGAATTGTTATGCGCTATAAAGACTTTAGAAAAGCTATCTCTCTATGTATTGACAGAGAAAAATATTGTAGAGAAGCTACTTCGGGATTTAAGCCTGCCTACTTCTTGTTAAATAGATTGTACTATTACGATATGGCAAATGATCCCAATTCAATTTATCGTGATACCTTCTATGCAAAAAGAGCAATATGTAACTTATATGACATTGAAGTTACTAAGGAAACTGCGGATGCTCAGTATGCAAAAATTACAGGACGTGACGTTGAAACCGCCCGCAAACTGTTTACGGCTGCCTATGAACAGGCTGTTGCAGATAAGGTTTACAAACCCGGTGAAATTGTGCCTATCGAAGTGATGGCAAGTCCCAGCGATCTTACCCCCCAGCATATCAAACAGCAGGATTTAATGCAGGAATTCATTAATGAAGGAACAAAGGGAACTCCTTTTGAGGGAAAAGTTCAAATTAAGTATGAATCCGGCGATCCTAAACGCTACGACAATGTTGCTGCAGGAAAAAATATGGCTATCCGAGGAGCATGGGGAGGTGCAGCCTTCTACCCATTTAAGACTATTCAAGTTTATGCTAATCCTACCTACATGGGCGGTTTGGCTAAGATTCATGAATCAAACGGTTGGAACCCCTCTGTTGAAAAACTTAAGATTAAGATTGACAAGGCGGACGGTACTACCGTAGAAGAAGAAAGAACATTTGAACAATGGTCGGCCTCTATGAACGGAAACGGCGATTATGCAGAGGCTGCTGCAACTGAAAAACTGCAAATACTTGCAGCCCTGGAAAACGGTATTCTCAGTGCATATCAGTGTATTCCTTTAGGAACATATACTGCTGCAGTCTTGGTTTCACATAAAATAGATTATTACACAGACGTCTACAATATCATGTATGGTTACGGCGGTATGAAATTATTGAAGTTTAACTATACTGATACTGAATGGGACGAATATGTTAAAAAGAACCAAGGACAGCTCAATTACGAGTAA